The proteins below are encoded in one region of Zootoca vivipara chromosome 10, rZooViv1.1, whole genome shotgun sequence:
- the LOC118091327 gene encoding leucine-rich repeat transmembrane neuronal protein 4 isoform X1, translated as MKEQREKPATWLYTPKAAPRQRNKKQRSSIMAQHWCVAFTLSVLWIIASPEVLDRSQCPIGCSCSFTDGFIRCSNASLSSLPTGIPQATVELDLQFNQLDSLLAASFPDLPELTTLFLGSNQVRRIEAGTFLGVKNLYHLHLDNNLLEEIPEGAFENLTNLVFLHLEHNRIAYLSPGAFSSLKRLSLLDLSHNLLTELSDEALGGLQQLRKLHLSANLIANLSARALPGNMRILYLDWNRLKSVPLAVRTSATLSSLYLSGNPIQELTSLSFGRKLGSLRQLFLENLCLENITSSTFKRLRRLEVLSLRNNSLESLSPLSSLKYLSTLYLTGNKWRCDCNLIWLRTWQKQVARKDRSPVECSSPEALQGQQLANVELQKLTCPPFQTNSATTSSSANAMPVISTLPSEQLLPQAATTLPITVFTTFVTSRMFSITGTTTQNNPTSRPTSDENHYILEKYDPCLSDHISSIHIRTKDHTALVVTWSFSGDHDQFELRYKSSVDQHILRVIGRLTEIELHHLQPGTDYRVCIIPQNKNLLECAAPTAQQCATGRTGAQVPAQHNLALGIGVSIALLALVALALFAFYKWRIRPFQFQRYYDEDGLPSRRQGTAHSKLTTESVYENLEEDNQHVYMTAASQWPQEKIDCTPVVPSRFSSTPAYASL; from the exons ATGAAAGAGCAGCGAGAGAAGCCAGCTACATGGCTGTACACTCCAAAAGCAGCTCCAAGACAGCGTAACAAGAAGCAACGCAGCAG CATTATGGCTCAGCATTGGTGTGTGGCCTTTACTCTGTCAGTACTGTGGATCATTGCCAGCCCAGAGGTCCTGGACCGTTCCCAATGCCCCATCGGTTGCAGCTGCTCTTTCACAGACGGGTTTATTCGGTGTTCCAATGCCAGCCTCTCCTCTCTGCCCACTGGCATCCCACAAGCCACAGTGGAGCTTGATCTGCAGTTCAATCAGCTGGACAGCCTGCTGGCAGCCTCTTTCCCAGATTTGCCCGAGCTCACCACGCTTTTCCTTGGGAGCAACCAAGTGCGCCGGATTGAAGCGGGAACCTTTCTCGGTGTGAAGAATTTATACCACCTCCACTTGGACAACAATCTCCTCGAAGAGATCCCAGAAGGGGCATTTGAAAACCTGACCAATCTAGTCTTTCTGCACCTGGAGCACAATCGGATTGCTTACCTTTCACCAG GTGCATTCTCCTCTTTGAAGCGACTGAGTCTCCTAGACTTGAGTCATAACCTGTTGACTGAACTTTCAGACGAGGCCCTTGGTGGTCTCCAGCAGCTACGCAAACTTCACCTCAGTGCTAACCTTATTGCCAACTTGTCAGCCAGAGCTCTCCCGGGCAACATGCGCATCCTCTACCTCGACTGGAACAGGCTGAAAAGTGTGCCACTTGCCGTCCGCACCTCTGCCACTCTCTCCAGCCTTTATCTTAGTGGCAACCCAATCCAGGAGCTGACATCtctctcctttgggaggaagctcGGCTCGCTGAGGCAGCTGTTCTTAGAAAACCTGTGCCTGGAGAACATTACCAGCTCAACGTTCAAACGGCTACGCAGACTCGAGGTCTTGAGCCTCAGGAACAATAGTTTGGAGTCGCTGTCACCTCTGTCGTCGCTGAAGTATCTCTCGACTTTGTATCTGACTGGGAACAAGTGGCGCTGCGACTGCAACTTAATCTGGCTTCGCACCTGGCAGAAGCAAGTCGCAAGAAAAGATCGCAGCCCAGTGGAATGCAGTTCCCCGGAAGCCCTTCAGGGACAACAATTGGCAAATGTAGAG tTACAGAAATTGACTTGTCCACCTTTTCAAACCAATTCAGCCACCACCAGCTCCTCTGCAAATGCCATGCCTGTGATATCTACTCTACCCAGTGAACAACTTTTGCCACAAGCTGCTACGACCCTTCCGATCACTGTTTTCACTACTTTTGTTACCAGTAGGATGTTCTCTATCACAGGGACAACTACACAAAATAATCCCACTTCAAGACCAACCTCTGATGAGAACCATTACATACTGGAGAAATATGACCCTTGCCTCTCTGACCATATTAGTAGCATTCACATAAGAACAAAAGACCACACTGCCCTGGTGGTTACTTGGTCTTTCTCTGGAGATCATGACCAGTTTGAACTGCGCTACAAGTCTTCTGTGGATCAGCACATACTGCGAGTGATTGGACGTTTAACTGAGATTGAACTTCACCATCTGCAACCAGGTACCGATTACAGGGTTTGCATTATCCCCCAGAACAAGAACCTCCTGGAGTGTGCGGCCCCTACAGCCCAGCAATGTGCCACAGGGCGCACTGGAGCCCAAGTTCCAGCTCAGCACAACTTAGCCTTGGGAATTGGCGTCAGCATCGCACTTTTAGCACTGGTGGCCCTGGCTCTCTTTGCCTTCTACAAGTGGCGGATCCGACCCTTCCAGTTTCAGCGCTACTATGATGAAGACGGGCTGCCTTCCCGGCGCCAAGGCACTGCCCACTCCAAGCTGACCACAGAGTCAGTCTATGAGAACTTAGAAGAGGACAACCAGCATGTTTATATGACAGCTGCCAGCCAATGGCCTCAAGAGAAGATAGACTGCACTCCTGTTGTCCCATCCAGATTTTCATCCACACCAGCCTATGCAAGCCTCTGA
- the LOC118091327 gene encoding chondroadherin-like protein isoform X2, translated as MAQHWCVAFTLSVLWIIASPEVLDRSQCPIGCSCSFTDGFIRCSNASLSSLPTGIPQATVELDLQFNQLDSLLAASFPDLPELTTLFLGSNQVRRIEAGTFLGVKNLYHLHLDNNLLEEIPEGAFENLTNLVFLHLEHNRIAYLSPGAFSSLKRLSLLDLSHNLLTELSDEALGGLQQLRKLHLSANLIANLSARALPGNMRILYLDWNRLKSVPLAVRTSATLSSLYLSGNPIQELTSLSFGRKLGSLRQLFLENLCLENITSSTFKRLRRLEVLSLRNNSLESLSPLSSLKYLSTLYLTGNKWRCDCNLIWLRTWQKQVARKDRSPVECSSPEALQGQQLANVELQKLTCPPFQTNSATTSSSANAMPVISTLPSEQLLPQAATTLPITVFTTFVTSRMFSITGTTTQNNPTSRPTSDENHYILEKYDPCLSDHISSIHIRTKDHTALVVTWSFSGDHDQFELRYKSSVDQHILRVIGRLTEIELHHLQPGTDYRVCIIPQNKNLLECAAPTAQQCATGRTGAQVPAQHNLALGIGVSIALLALVALALFAFYKWRIRPFQFQRYYDEDGLPSRRQGTAHSKLTTESVYENLEEDNQHVYMTAASQWPQEKIDCTPVVPSRFSSTPAYASL; from the exons ATGGCTCAGCATTGGTGTGTGGCCTTTACTCTGTCAGTACTGTGGATCATTGCCAGCCCAGAGGTCCTGGACCGTTCCCAATGCCCCATCGGTTGCAGCTGCTCTTTCACAGACGGGTTTATTCGGTGTTCCAATGCCAGCCTCTCCTCTCTGCCCACTGGCATCCCACAAGCCACAGTGGAGCTTGATCTGCAGTTCAATCAGCTGGACAGCCTGCTGGCAGCCTCTTTCCCAGATTTGCCCGAGCTCACCACGCTTTTCCTTGGGAGCAACCAAGTGCGCCGGATTGAAGCGGGAACCTTTCTCGGTGTGAAGAATTTATACCACCTCCACTTGGACAACAATCTCCTCGAAGAGATCCCAGAAGGGGCATTTGAAAACCTGACCAATCTAGTCTTTCTGCACCTGGAGCACAATCGGATTGCTTACCTTTCACCAG GTGCATTCTCCTCTTTGAAGCGACTGAGTCTCCTAGACTTGAGTCATAACCTGTTGACTGAACTTTCAGACGAGGCCCTTGGTGGTCTCCAGCAGCTACGCAAACTTCACCTCAGTGCTAACCTTATTGCCAACTTGTCAGCCAGAGCTCTCCCGGGCAACATGCGCATCCTCTACCTCGACTGGAACAGGCTGAAAAGTGTGCCACTTGCCGTCCGCACCTCTGCCACTCTCTCCAGCCTTTATCTTAGTGGCAACCCAATCCAGGAGCTGACATCtctctcctttgggaggaagctcGGCTCGCTGAGGCAGCTGTTCTTAGAAAACCTGTGCCTGGAGAACATTACCAGCTCAACGTTCAAACGGCTACGCAGACTCGAGGTCTTGAGCCTCAGGAACAATAGTTTGGAGTCGCTGTCACCTCTGTCGTCGCTGAAGTATCTCTCGACTTTGTATCTGACTGGGAACAAGTGGCGCTGCGACTGCAACTTAATCTGGCTTCGCACCTGGCAGAAGCAAGTCGCAAGAAAAGATCGCAGCCCAGTGGAATGCAGTTCCCCGGAAGCCCTTCAGGGACAACAATTGGCAAATGTAGAG tTACAGAAATTGACTTGTCCACCTTTTCAAACCAATTCAGCCACCACCAGCTCCTCTGCAAATGCCATGCCTGTGATATCTACTCTACCCAGTGAACAACTTTTGCCACAAGCTGCTACGACCCTTCCGATCACTGTTTTCACTACTTTTGTTACCAGTAGGATGTTCTCTATCACAGGGACAACTACACAAAATAATCCCACTTCAAGACCAACCTCTGATGAGAACCATTACATACTGGAGAAATATGACCCTTGCCTCTCTGACCATATTAGTAGCATTCACATAAGAACAAAAGACCACACTGCCCTGGTGGTTACTTGGTCTTTCTCTGGAGATCATGACCAGTTTGAACTGCGCTACAAGTCTTCTGTGGATCAGCACATACTGCGAGTGATTGGACGTTTAACTGAGATTGAACTTCACCATCTGCAACCAGGTACCGATTACAGGGTTTGCATTATCCCCCAGAACAAGAACCTCCTGGAGTGTGCGGCCCCTACAGCCCAGCAATGTGCCACAGGGCGCACTGGAGCCCAAGTTCCAGCTCAGCACAACTTAGCCTTGGGAATTGGCGTCAGCATCGCACTTTTAGCACTGGTGGCCCTGGCTCTCTTTGCCTTCTACAAGTGGCGGATCCGACCCTTCCAGTTTCAGCGCTACTATGATGAAGACGGGCTGCCTTCCCGGCGCCAAGGCACTGCCCACTCCAAGCTGACCACAGAGTCAGTCTATGAGAACTTAGAAGAGGACAACCAGCATGTTTATATGACAGCTGCCAGCCAATGGCCTCAAGAGAAGATAGACTGCACTCCTGTTGTCCCATCCAGATTTTCATCCACACCAGCCTATGCAAGCCTCTGA